A stretch of DNA from Desulfurella amilsii:
AGCTGCCATCAGAGGACTTATTGACAGAACTGGCATTGAAGAAGGCTATATCCAAGATGTAATATTGGGTTGCGCATTCCCAGAAGCAGAGCAGGGTATGAATGTAGCACGTATTGCTGCACATAAAGCGGGCCTTTCTTACGAGATTCCAGCTCAAACCGTTAATAGATTTTGCTCATCTGGGTTGCAGGCAATAGCTACAGCAGCAGAACGTATTATGGCTGGCTTTGCAGATTGCATAATAGCAGGCGGTGTTGAAAGTATGACAATGGTACCAATGGGTGGAAATAAATACAGTGCAAACCCATCTTTAGTGGAAAGTTGGCCTCAAGTTTATGCTGCGATGGGTATAACAGCAGAACTTGTTGCAGAAAAGTTTAATATCTCAAGGGGAGATCAGGATATTTTTGGCTACAATAGCAACATGAAAGCTGCTGCTGCCATAGAAAAATTTAAAAAAGAAATAATTCCAGTAGAGATTGAAAAAGTTTCGATAGTAGACGGCAAACTCAAAAAAGAAAAAGAAATCGTGGATATTGATGATGGTGTGAGATCTGATACTACTCTTGAGGGTTTACAAAAACTAAAACCTGCTTTTAAAGTAAACGGCACTGCAACAGCAGGCAACTCTTCACAAATGACAGATGGTGCTGCAGCTGTATTTGTAGTATCAGAAGATTTTCTTAAAAAAATAAATAAAGAGCCAATGGCCAGGTTTGTGGGATACGGTGTAAAAGGTGTACCGC
This window harbors:
- a CDS encoding thiolase family protein, which gives rise to MKSAYILTAYRTAGCKAKKGKFKDTRPDDLAAAAIRGLIDRTGIEEGYIQDVILGCAFPEAEQGMNVARIAAHKAGLSYEIPAQTVNRFCSSGLQAIATAAERIMAGFADCIIAGGVESMTMVPMGGNKYSANPSLVESWPQVYAAMGITAELVAEKFNISRGDQDIFGYNSNMKAAAAIEKFKKEIIPVEIEKVSIVDGKLKKEKEIVDIDDGVRSDTTLEGLQKLKPAFKVNGTATAGNSSQMTDGAAAVFVVSEDFLKKINKEPMARFVGYGVKGVPPEIMGIGPTAAIPEVLRLTGLSLNDIGLIELNEAFASQSIYCIRKLGLDESIVNVNGGAIALGHPLGCTGAKLTTTILHEMNRRNNIKYGLVSMCIGGGMGAAGIFEKI